A window of the Desulfovibrio oxyclinae DSM 11498 genome harbors these coding sequences:
- a CDS encoding phenylacetate--CoA ligase family protein yields MTRKDRTEGIYSRREVLDESERRQYCLLQLKELLSYAYRYSEDVKKRFDRAQFNVDKFRTLNDLKHIPIIKKKELIFLQSMGPRLGGLLTKDLGELNRIFLSPGPIFDPEDRTEDYWGWTEGFYAAGFRAGDVCQVTFNYHLAPAGLMFEEPLRGLSCAVVPAGPGNTNSQIEIMQKLRVTGYVGTPSYLMHLAQKAEESGLSLRKDLFLETAFCTGEKLSEKMRNALEKKFDCIMRQGYGTADVGCIGYECYHKNGLHLSNRAFVEICHPDTGIPLKDGEVGEIVVTAFNKTYPLIRLATGDLGYIDRSPCPCGRTSPRLGGIVGRVDTTARIKGMFVYPHQVEQVMARFEDVKRWQIEVTNPGGIDEMVLSIEAGSFDQEEELLHLFREKIKLRPILKVLSPGSLPPQIRPIEDKRTWD; encoded by the coding sequence ATGACCAGGAAAGACCGTACGGAAGGTATCTATAGCAGACGCGAGGTGCTGGACGAGTCTGAACGCAGGCAATACTGTCTGTTGCAGCTCAAGGAGCTCCTGTCCTATGCCTACCGCTACTCCGAGGACGTGAAGAAGCGGTTTGACCGCGCGCAGTTCAACGTGGACAAGTTCCGCACTCTGAACGACCTCAAGCATATCCCCATCATCAAGAAAAAGGAACTGATATTCCTTCAGAGCATGGGCCCGCGCCTTGGCGGCCTGCTGACCAAGGATCTCGGTGAACTCAATCGCATATTCCTTTCCCCGGGTCCCATCTTTGATCCCGAAGACCGCACTGAGGACTACTGGGGTTGGACCGAAGGCTTCTATGCCGCTGGTTTCCGTGCCGGCGATGTGTGTCAGGTTACCTTCAACTATCACCTCGCTCCGGCGGGGCTGATGTTCGAGGAGCCGCTCCGCGGTCTGTCCTGCGCGGTTGTTCCGGCCGGTCCTGGCAACACCAACAGCCAGATCGAAATCATGCAGAAGCTGCGTGTCACCGGTTACGTCGGCACGCCGAGCTACCTGATGCATCTCGCCCAGAAGGCTGAGGAATCCGGGCTTTCCCTGCGCAAGGATTTGTTCCTTGAGACTGCGTTCTGCACCGGTGAAAAGCTTTCCGAGAAGATGCGCAACGCGCTGGAAAAGAAGTTCGATTGCATTATGCGTCAGGGCTACGGCACTGCGGATGTGGGCTGCATCGGCTACGAGTGCTACCACAAGAACGGCCTGCACCTTTCCAACCGCGCCTTTGTGGAAATCTGTCATCCTGACACCGGCATTCCGCTCAAGGACGGCGAGGTCGGCGAGATCGTGGTCACGGCCTTCAACAAGACCTATCCGCTTATCCGTCTGGCAACGGGTGACCTCGGTTACATTGACCGCAGCCCCTGTCCCTGCGGACGCACCAGTCCGCGTCTGGGCGGCATTGTCGGTCGCGTGGACACCACCGCCCGCATCAAGGGCATGTTCGTGTACCCGCATCAGGTGGAGCAGGTCATGGCGCGTTTCGAGGACGTCAAGCGCTGGCAGATCGAAGTCACCAACCCCGGCGGCATCGACGAGATGGTCCTTTCCATCGAGGCTGGCAGCTTTGATCAGGAAGAAGAGCTGCTGCATCTCTTCCGCGAGAAGATCAAGCTTCGCCCGATCCTCAAGGTGCTCTCTCCGGGCTCGCTGCCTCCGCAGATTCGCCCCATCGAGGACAAGCGCACCTGGGACTAG